Genomic window (Tachysurus fulvidraco isolate hzauxx_2018 chromosome 20, HZAU_PFXX_2.0, whole genome shotgun sequence):
ACCAGATGTATTCTGCACCATACTCATGTACTGCACTGCCAGCAGCTCAAGTTCCTAACATGGTGGAGATGGCTATTGCTTCCTCATACGGAATACCTAAACCTAAGCTGATCAACTTCTCGTCTGGAAGAGAAAGTGAATTTGCTTTGCTGAAAAGGGGACTTGATAGCGTATTGGGTCCTCATATGCACCTGACAGAAGACAGAAAGTAGTAAAGATTCAAGGCGCATCAGTTTCATTTGAACTGTCTACACCTGTCGATCCTAGCATTCGgcataaaatacacacagcatTTACTGCTCAGGAGCTGAACTTAGCCAAACAATCCTGCCCTGTGGATAGGTTGAAAGCAAAATTCAAACATCTCAAGGATATTCCCCTTACTGCTTACAAGGATGTTCAGCCACTGCTGTTGATCGGTTCTGATTACCCCGAACTCATCATACCAATAGCTCCAGTCTGTATGGGCTCACTAGGCAGACCTGTAGCTGTTAATACAAATTTGGGTTGGGCTATTCAAGGACCAGCAACCTTTCTGGATCAGTCATCTGACTTCACCTGTTTGAACACCTCCCTGTTCTGCTCTCCCACACAAGATCTATAACTTGTGGAAAAGTTATGGCAGGTAGATGTACTTCCCTTCCAAACGGTGAAAGACTGTACACGTTCCAAGCAGGATAAGGACGCTCTTAAAGTGCTGGAAACAAAGACCAAAAGAGTAGATGTAGATGGGGTATACCGTTATGCAACACCTCTTCTCCGCCTGAAGGATGCAAAGGTCTTAAATACTGGCCCAGAATCAGTTATGGCCCTCCTACGAGCCACAGAACGCCGATTGCAACAAAATATAGAATTCACCGAagtttataataatgaaatCCAAAAACTGAAGAATGCAGGATATGCAGTGAAGCTCACTCCTGAAGAGGCTAAAGGTACAAATGAGTCATGGTTCATTCCACATCATCTTGTACATCACAACGGGAAATCCAGAGTTGTGTTCAACTGCTCTTATCAGTATCAGCAAGTTTCACTGAATGATCAGCTACTTCCAGGACCTACATTAGGTCCATCTTTGCTGGGTGTTCTCCTCAGATTCAGACAGTATCCGGTAGCCATCAGTGGTGACATCCGAGCAATGTTCCACCAGGTTCGTCTCCTACCAGAAGATCATCCGTTGCTTCGGTTCTTGTGGAGAAATCTGGAAAGAGAGAGGAGCCCTGACATTTATGAGTGGCGCGTCCTACCATTTGGAACTACATGTAGCCCATGTTGTGCCATATACGCCCTCCAGCGTCATGTCATAGATCATCACGAAACCAACGAAGAGGTAGTGGACTCAGTATTACACTCCTTTTATGTAGATAACTGCTTGCAGTCTCTTCCCACAAAGGACCAAGCCAAGCGACTTGTTGACAAAATGAGACAGTTACTATCAAACGGCGGATTTGAAATCAGACAGTGGGCCAGTAATTACCCAGAAGTAATTGAACACCTACCCACTGAGGCACGGTCCGAAAACTGCGAACTACGGCTGACTGAGCACAAAACCGACCATCAAGAGTCTACCCTTGGGCTCTCTTGGCATTGCATATCTGACAGTCTGAGTTACAAAAGTAAAGAATTATCACCCGAGGAGCCCACCATGCGCAATATATACAGAGTACTAGCCTCCCAATATGACCCTCTTGGTTATATTTTGCCTTATACCACCCGAGCTAAAATCTTAGTACAAGCTCTGTGGAACAAGAAAAGAGGCTGGGATGATATCATTGAAGAAGAAATGCTAAAAAAATGGCAAGATTGGACTAGTGAGCTCCAGGTTCTGCCCAAAATAAGCATGCCAAGGTGCTACTTCCCTCTCTGTCCAAATACAGATCGTGGCACGGTTGAGTTGCATGTGTTTTGTGATGCATCTGAGCGCGCATATGGTTCGGTTGCGTACCTACGTCTGCAACTTGAGAAAGAAGTTCAAGTTATCAATTGATAACTGCCCCTAAGAGGCAGTTATCAATACCACGATACCAGTTATCATACCAGACTTCGTTGGTGACGTAATATGTGGGCGGAGTGATAGACCTGCGCAGACAAGTTCTAACTAGTTCAGTCGCTACGGAAGAGGCggattattgtttgtttggatATGTGCGTCCTTGAGACTaaaccacacatacatatacacacacagacaaacacataaaccCAAATGGAAACTGAACATGATTCAAGTGGATTTTCTAGAATAAATCAGAGCGTTTGAACCATATATGTCGTGGACAATCCATTATTGCATCCCATAACCTTCTGATCTAGGTTGAGGACAAGTGTTGACACATCAGCATCTCACACGCATATATCTAAAACACCACTAATTAAGTACATTTTCTTTCCTTAACTGTGTTTTcaacctccactgagatgaggccgacttcagttggactctgtgatactaagaggagatctgaactccatgtgatccttacaccaatgcaacatttgtttgactgtatatttgtaatcacaccctctagtgtcacccatatgaggatgggttcccctttgagtctggttcctctcaaggtttcttcctttaccaatttaagggagttgtTCCTTGCCACTACCCCCTGagccacctcagacttgctcatcagggataaatacatatacatacatacacactgtgaactatatatatcttgaatttttattatattaaatctttatattattccttatctTTACtttatgttctatgtttatgttctgtaaaacctctgagacaatgtccattgtaaaaagtgctatacaaataaacttgaattgaattgaattttcataaatgtgtacattatttctgactttcttttatttactttctgaaTATAAGTACATTTATCTTGCTTTAatcctttacattttatttcttccaCTAATCAGGTAAGTCCAGAGCATCATTTCTGACAGCATATATATAACATGAACATATATGAACATGATATATACATGATATATAACATGAACATCTTGATTTAAAATAGTCTAGGAAAAGCCATAAACTGGTATCTGAGTACAATACGACACTGGCTGTTCAAACATTTTGCTTTGTCTCCATCTTGTGGTGATTGATGGCACATATCAAAGCCACAAACAACATATTGTATTTGAACGTTAAATTTTTATTCTACAATTGCTAAAAACGCAAAGGTGATATGTTTAGACATTTGagttttatacaaaatatagaTTTATTATGTACTAAGTATGCAAAATATGTCAAtgtttgtatatacagtaaataatttcattattcTGATAGCATATTCCTAATAAACTGTGGGGAATGGgaatgaaaatgatcaaattcAGCTTATACAGGCCACATTACACTTAGTCCAATACTGattgctataaaataaaataagtttggCAGATAAAAGCtctataaaagcttcttgacttaacttgacttgatatatggtaaaagtatgtggacatctgactatcacacttatactgtatgtgctggttttacatcccattccagattttgttcttctttgcttttataataatgtttacttttctgggaaggcttttcaccagattcagcaaaaaaaaaatgttagtcgGTAGCTGGTCAGGACTCAATTACATCTTTAATAATGTTGAGTGTAATTTccataactgtaaaaaaaaaaaaattaaaaaagacaaaaatcatCCCCTGGCTAAAGTTCTGGAGGTGAAaagttcaaaaacaaaaaagccaaaattttattttgaaaacttCAGCAATATGTGAACAAATGTATTATGCTTATTAAATTTATCTTTACTGACAGGATGGTCTCTGGCTTTTCATTGCACTGAACCAAATCCGTCCAGTACAGAGCAATTCAGCCTATAAAGAAGATATAGATATATGCCTATACAccgtatctcacagaagtgagtacacctctcacttttttgtacatattttattatatcttttcatgtgacaactcTGAAGTAATGACACTTTTCTACAATGTaatgtacagcttgtataacagtgtaaatttgctgtccactcaaaataactcaacacgcAACCATTGATGTCTAAACTGCTGGCCACAAAGTGAGTAAACctctaagtgaaaatgtccaaattgggcccaattagcaATTTTCTttccccggtgtcatgtgattcgttagtgttacaagatctcaggtgtgaatggggagcaggtgtgttaaatttcactctctcctctcactgTCTTCAACTAgacactggaagttcaacatggcacctcatggcaaagaactttGAGAACAATTTAACAACTATTACTGTTACTATGTaggtactatgcaatgacaataaagttctatcaatcaatcaatcaatcaatcaatcaatcaatcaagcaggcaagctatctatctatctatctatctatctatctatctatctatctatctatctatggacCAAAATTAGTTTTTAGAGCAAAacatcatatatataaaaaagctttaaaagtaaaaaaaaaggtgttaatGCTACCAAAGCTGCACACTTCCACATGGCTGATAGCTCACTGATAAAGGCCTGTTTTCGCGATAAAAGGCGTGTAAGAAAGAGAAAACAGGCGTTAACAGGAACAGCGACATATCTACTGCGTCACTAACGGTTTCCTCCTTCATGTGTGCGCGCGAGGTTCAGTCAACCGCACGAGCTCAAcatcacacacgcgcgcgcgagaaagaaaccagaaaaaaatgaacGTCGTTTTTGTTGTCGTAGCAGGTAAGCTAACGTTTCTGTCTAACGACTAAATATTAGTTATAAAGAACCAAATCTTTGTGGTGTGAAGTTGTGTCTAAGAACGTTACAGTTTGGAGTTTAATGAGTACAGTAATTACAAATGTTATACTCGATACCCAAAGTAAAggtgtttattatataaaggaGTAATAAAGGTTGttattatatacataaaaatcaacacaaataACATTTTGAATGGTAATTGAGGTTGTCATATTAGTAAACCATCCCTTTGTGATCTGGTAcaaattagtgtgtgttgttaatgTGGGACACCTGAAGATATTGACTTCCTGTCTCTGTTTATTATGATCCTAATGTCATCTTTTGGTAAAGTTTACATTCTGTGTCTTTATACCAAactatgtatatatgtgtttattttcatttctggtTTCACTTTCTGTCTATATTCATGTCATTTTGTTTAACTGTAAAACCTTAATGTCAGTTTTGTCTGAAATCAGGACAGATGCAAGTCttttaatgaatatatttaGTTAGGATTTATTTTGCTCGTAATATACCcgaatataaaacatttttataaacgtATTTAACCTAATAACAAGAAGAATGACAACAACAAACTCTATAGGCCATTTACAAAGTGTGTCTTTTATAATGTGAGCCACCAGGTCAATCATCGAGTGAGTCTAGATATTGGATCGTTTCACCAAGTAATTTAGTCCTAAACTATATTTAACCAAACAAAAAATGACATATAATAAGAAACTCACCCAATGATGAACTCACTTAGAAGTTTTcatgatgtgtatatatacaggaTTAAACTTAAGTGGCCGACTTATACCAATGTTTACCATAAATCTATTAACATAATCCTGTCTCTGAattggtggcttagtggttagcatgtttgcctcacacctccagggttgagggttcgattcccgcgtccgccttgtgtgtgtggagtgtgtgtggagtcctccgggtactccggtttctatcccacgatccaaagacatgcatggtaggttgattggcatctctggaaaattgtccgtagtgtgtgagtgtgtgagtgaatgagagtgtgtgtgccctgcgatgggttggcactccgtccagggtgtatcctgccttgacgcctgagaggctacccgtgacccaagaagttcggataagcggtagaaaattaatgaatgaatgtctctGAATTTTCTGGCACATTCTGCAACAAAACACAcgattatttttaatttttggaGTCATATTGGAGTTATTACTAAAATTCCACCATGTCAGAATGCAGATATAAATCTTTCGTATCAGAGTAACACTACTTTTATTAAAATTGCAGTTAAATGTAAGCTGACATTAATTATACTAGTTATTGATTTTTGACTTAACCTGTGCAGTTAACTGGGTAATTAGCATTACATATATAGCCTGATATAATAGCCTTTGGGTATCACACCAGGATGTTTCATAAATCCCACCTTGAGAACTATAGATATAAAGAGTTGGAACAGTATCCTTCAAGGTGGTAAGCCATGTTTAGGCTATACTGTACAGGTTTTGTCAAAATTTTGCTTTTATACCTGACCATCTGATCATAACACACTCTGCTATgctatttattttcttacttacttacttacttacttacttacttacttatttattatctcATTCTGGATTTAGTCTTCCTTTTTGTTATAATAACCACAACCCTTAATGAACATTCTTCTGGAAATGCTTAACAGTAGATTTTGGACAGTGTCTTTTGGCATTTCACCATTCAGCCACAAGGGCATTAGTGAAATCAGGCAGTGACGGTGTTgggtgaggaggcctggggtgcagtTGGCTACAACATTTATCCCAAAGAAATTCAAGTGGGTTTGAGGTCCGGGCTCTGTGCAGGCTTCTATGCAGGTCTGGCACTCCAAACAttacaaaccatgtcttcatggagtttgctttgtgcacagtaTCATTGCCATGCTGGAacttttttgttccttttagtGTCAGTGAAGGGAAAATGTAATGCTGCTTTAATGAATACAGTGTTTCCaatttgtggcaacagtttgtgGAAGATCTACTGTACATATGGGTGTGACAGTCATATGGGTGCCCACAAACCTTTTCTATTTTCCTAgctttaaagaatttttttccaTCTGAGTTAAGTTTAGCAGCCATAGTGCGTAATGTAACATGTTCACCAACATTTTATTTAGTGCATCTACATCCAGTTTTAGAAAATTTTGATTGAAACATCAGCGTTTTAGCGCTGATATGCCATTTAACTAAAAGCTACTGTTCCAAGGCCATAGGATGATGCAAAACTCTTAGGACAGCTAGAAATATGAGATTCATTTAGAGAATCTAATAATCATTATCAGATATGTAGAACACACTGTATCGGTTTACATTTGGCCAAAATGTTACTGGGATTCTCTCATACAGGGTGACATAATAAAAGTCTGCTGTAAGTGCATCATCCataaaaattgcattttaacTGTAACTTTAATGATCTCCATCTGTAAAGGTGTGATGCTAAGTTTGGGATGTGCTGAAGACCAGTCAACAACAACTGCATCTACCACTGAAAAAACTTCCACCTTCAATCAAACCATAAAAGTCACGTTACAGGATATAAGTACAAAAAGGTCGGACACGTCCAACAACAAAACCACCACATCTGCCACCAACACTTCTACCAATACGACCACAGTTGCCACCAACACTGCTACCAATACGACCACAGTTGCCACCAACACTGCTACCAATACGACCACAGTTGCCACCAACACTGCTACCAATACGACCACAGTTGCCACCAACACTGCTGCCAACACCACCATCATAAATGCCACTGAAACCACCGCCATCACTATCACAGATgccactaacaccaccaccaacaccactgcCTCAGCTGTCCccaacaccaccatcattacCACAGATACCACCAACTCCACGACCAgcactgctgccaccaccatcaccaccattaCCACCACCAACATCACAGCTGTCACTAAGGCCACCACTAAAGCCACCTCCATCATGCCAACAACAACTACATCAAAAGCGAATTCTAGTTTAACATCCATCACTTCTTCAGTGCAACCCCAGTTCTCCACTACAACCATTCTGCGGCCAACACAATCACGTTTAACAAGAAGACCAGTATCATCCACAATGCAGGCCAGTACAACAAAAGTCTCAAACAGAGCCAGTCCTGTCAAGGCATTGAGTTCAGGTAAGACATCTATTAGATCGCTCAACTTCAGAGCAAATCAGACAAACAGTATCTTTGTCATGgaaataaaattcacatttaaatGTGGCAGTTCTGTTCATCAGTTCATTTAGTCCGATGTTATGATCTCAGAAGTTGAATAGAATGAATTTattacctaaataaataaataaaataaataaacatcatctGATTAATACGATTTGAGTggtaaaaaattatttacatatgtgttaaatataatacacacaaaaaataaatacatatccCACAGGTAGTTCTATTGTACATAATACATACATTCTATTGTAATTCATGTATTAAAAAGGTTAACTGGTAACTGAACAATGTGTATTAATGGGAGTAATGCTCAGCATTTTAAGAGACTGTGCTTCCCCAACAGTGAGCGTCGCTGCCATCGTCATTGGTTTCATCGTCCTTGTGATATTTATACTGGGTGGAGTATATTACTTCAAAATAAAGTAAGTACATAAAGTGGTTTCAACCTAAATGGTGAGATAATTAAAGGTTTATATGTGATATGGTGTAGTCTTGACTGAACTAATTACTGTAGTGTTGTTtcgattacatttttttatattcagttcTCATAAATGTCTTAAAATCAAAGCTTGGTATATGGGTATAACTGGGTAAAAAAGTCATTGATTTACCTGCggtgcctgtttgtgtgtgtgtgtgtgtgtgtgtgtgtgtgtgtgtgtgtgtgtgtgtgtgtgtgtgtgtgtgtgtgtgtgtgtgtgtgtgacaggcgCCCTTCCTATGGCCGTCTCTTGGATGACACAGAACACGGCAATTTCTTCAACCCCATGTTCGATGGCTAAGTGCCACTTCAGAAAAAGTTCTAGTATTGACCCTTTTCAGAGGGAAAGGATTTGGACCAATGGAGGCCTGCCATGGCTTTGAACATGTCGACAGTGACTAATCTAATGATCTGCTCTTTCAGGGAACTCATGAAACcagtacaaattaaacaaaatctgATGGTCTTATGAATGAGATATTTTATGTGACAGATGATATGTGCACTTGATAGATGATATGTGttaaatgatagatagatagctataTGCCAGTTCTGTGAAATGATTCTGTTatatctttaataataatttataaatcattttgaaCATTTACAAACATGGTTTACTTCTTTAAGGAGGATTTGTTTTGGTTTCCAGTAGTTCAACTGAAGAGGATTTTGAATAATGATTATATACAGGAAaggaatatatataataaaatacaatataagtATCCCAGATATAAATACTGGAAAAGTCCCAAGACCTTTTCACCAGTTGGATTATAGTTTGTTTTGTCCCTTTGACCtatttgtaaatgttgtaattgaattttaatGTGGTTCCACCGTTTTGCTGGTAGCAAACCTTAGAAAAACACAATACTGTTACGTATATGCTTACAAGTATGATTGTGTGGCCATATTGTCCATTTccaatcattattttatttgtgttttaatgttttcatatttgtgaAAAGTTACTTTGAATAAATTGCCTGTAGCTCATTAATTAAA
Coding sequences:
- the parm1 gene encoding cell wall protein IFF6, giving the protein MNVVFVVVAGVMLSLGCAEDQSTTTASTTEKTSTFNQTIKVTLQDISTKRSDTSNNKTTTSATNTSTNTTTVATNTATNTTTVATNTATNTTTVATNTATNTTTVATNTAANTTIINATETTAITITDATNTTTNTTASAVPNTTIITTDTTNSTTSTAATTITTITTTNITAVTKATTKATSIMPTTTTSKANSSLTSITSSVQPQFSTTTILRPTQSRLTRRPVSSTMQASTTKVSNRASPVKALSSVSVAAIVIGFIVLVIFILGGVYYFKIKRPSYGRLLDDTEHGNFFNPMFDG